The following are encoded in a window of Sulfitobacter sp. S190 genomic DNA:
- a CDS encoding PQQ-dependent methanol/ethanol family dehydrogenase → MNRLVMAAAASLLLTGAATAEITEADLAGDTASVGNVLTNGMGRHLQRYSPLETLNKDNVKNLVPAWAFSLGGEKQRGQETQPLVSEGVMYITGSYSRLYAIDVKTGEEIWQYDARLPEGILPCCDVVNRGAAIYGDNIYFGTLDARIVALNKDTGDVVWNKKIADYKAGYSYTAAPLIVNGLVVTGNSGGEFGIVGAVQARDAETGELVWNRPVIEGHMGQLNGEDSTMTGTLNATWPGDMWKTGGGATWLGGSYDADTDTLVFGTGNPAPWNSHLRNAGTPTDGNAGDNLYAASRLGIDPATGEIKWHFQTTPREGWDYDGVNEVVAYTDREGNKRFATADRNGFFYVLNREDGAFVSAVPFVKDITWASGIDDTGRPIFIEENRPGDPAEAADGKKGSVVFSSPGFLGGKNWMPMAHSPKTGLFYVPSNEWGMDIWNEPITYKKGAAYLGSGFTIKPNYEDHIGSLKAIDPDTGELKWEYKNDAPLWGGVMSTAGGLVFTGTPEGKFIAFDDETGEELWSFQTGSGIVGQPITWEQDGEQYVTVISGWGGAVPLWGGEVAKKVNYLNQGGMLWTFRLPEQLASAN, encoded by the coding sequence ATGAACAGATTAGTCATGGCCGCCGCGGCATCCCTGCTGCTGACCGGCGCTGCCACAGCCGAAATCACCGAAGCCGATCTGGCGGGCGACACCGCATCCGTCGGGAACGTTCTGACCAACGGCATGGGCCGCCACCTGCAGCGGTACTCGCCGCTGGAAACGCTCAACAAGGACAACGTCAAGAACCTCGTACCCGCATGGGCCTTCAGCCTTGGCGGAGAAAAACAGCGCGGTCAGGAAACCCAGCCGCTGGTGTCCGAAGGCGTGATGTACATCACCGGATCCTATAGCCGCTTGTATGCCATCGACGTGAAAACCGGCGAAGAGATCTGGCAATACGATGCGCGTCTGCCCGAAGGCATCCTGCCCTGCTGTGACGTGGTCAATCGCGGTGCCGCCATCTATGGCGACAACATTTATTTCGGCACGCTTGATGCGCGGATCGTGGCGCTCAACAAGGACACCGGCGACGTCGTCTGGAACAAGAAGATCGCGGATTACAAGGCCGGCTACAGCTATACCGCCGCGCCGCTGATCGTGAACGGGCTGGTCGTGACCGGCAATTCCGGTGGTGAATTCGGCATTGTCGGCGCCGTGCAGGCGCGCGATGCGGAGACCGGTGAGCTGGTCTGGAACCGGCCGGTGATCGAGGGCCACATGGGTCAACTCAACGGCGAAGACAGCACCATGACCGGTACGCTGAACGCGACGTGGCCCGGCGACATGTGGAAAACGGGCGGTGGTGCCACGTGGCTGGGCGGATCCTATGACGCCGATACCGACACGCTGGTCTTTGGCACCGGCAACCCCGCACCATGGAACAGCCACCTGCGCAACGCAGGCACCCCGACGGACGGCAACGCGGGCGACAACTTGTATGCCGCGTCCCGTCTGGGCATCGATCCGGCAACCGGCGAAATCAAGTGGCACTTCCAGACGACCCCCCGCGAAGGGTGGGACTATGACGGCGTGAACGAAGTCGTCGCCTACACGGACCGCGAAGGCAACAAGCGCTTTGCCACGGCCGACCGGAACGGTTTCTTCTACGTGCTCAACCGCGAAGATGGCGCGTTCGTCTCGGCCGTGCCGTTCGTCAAGGACATCACATGGGCCAGCGGCATCGACGACACGGGGCGCCCGATCTTTATCGAGGAAAACCGGCCCGGCGATCCTGCCGAAGCCGCTGATGGCAAGAAAGGCTCCGTCGTCTTTTCGTCGCCCGGCTTCTTGGGAGGCAAGAACTGGATGCCCATGGCGCACAGTCCCAAGACCGGTCTGTTCTACGTGCCTTCCAACGAATGGGGCATGGACATCTGGAACGAGCCGATCACCTACAAAAAGGGCGCGGCCTATCTTGGTTCGGGTTTCACGATCAAACCCAACTACGAAGACCACATCGGCAGCCTCAAGGCGATCGACCCCGACACCGGCGAGCTGAAGTGGGAGTACAAGAACGACGCGCCGCTCTGGGGTGGCGTGATGAGCACCGCGGGGGGGCTGGTCTTTACCGGAACGCCCGAGGGCAAGTTCATCGCCTTTGACGACGAAACCGGCGAAGAGCTCTGGTCCTTCCAGACCGGCTCCGGCATCGTGGGCCAGCCGATCACCTGGGAACAGGACGGTGAGCAATATGTCACCGTGATCTCCGGCTGGGGCGGCGCGGTGCCGCTGTGGGGCGGCGAAGTGGCCAAGAAGGTCAACTACCTCAACCAGGGTGGTATGCTGTGGACATTCCGTCTGCCCGAACAGCTAGCCTCCGCCAACTGA
- a CDS encoding tetratricopeptide repeat protein, protein MRHLLPFILSAATVANAEDPAQFGTLNPDEMTWGRQMEDIARGKTSMTLCASGYMMTKSGDHENARKIFEACARDGYTGAMTWMGQLDNNGLGGDYNPDAAAQWDKRAADAGDPVGQFNYGVDLMRGHGVARDEALGRQYVDAAAKAGLKVAQRLQGAGYDLDEITPDADNWKYAPLF, encoded by the coding sequence ATGAGACATCTTCTGCCTTTCATCCTATCCGCCGCGACCGTTGCAAATGCCGAAGACCCGGCCCAGTTCGGCACGCTGAACCCCGATGAAATGACCTGGGGTCGACAGATGGAGGATATTGCGCGCGGCAAAACGTCGATGACGCTGTGCGCCAGCGGATACATGATGACCAAATCGGGCGACCACGAAAACGCGCGCAAGATTTTCGAGGCCTGCGCGCGGGACGGATACACCGGCGCGATGACGTGGATGGGGCAGCTCGACAACAACGGGCTGGGGGGTGACTACAACCCAGACGCGGCCGCGCAATGGGACAAACGGGCGGCCGATGCCGGTGATCCGGTGGGGCAGTTCAACTACGGCGTCGATCTGATGCGCGGCCACGGTGTGGCCCGCGACGAAGCGCTTGGCCGACAGTATGTAGATGCGGCGGCAAAGGCCGGTCTGAAAGTCGCGCAACGTCTGCAGGGTGCGGGCTACGATCTGGATGAAATCACGCCGGACGCGGACAACTGGAAATACGCGCCTCTTTTCTAA
- a CDS encoding ABC transporter permease, which produces MTAYLTSARAIIWREALRFVHQRERFVAALVRPLVWLLVFAAGFRAALGVSIIPPYQTYITYETYIVPGLCGMILLFNGMQSSLSLIYDREMGSMKLLLTAPLPRWWLLLCKLLGSTAISILQVYAFLAIAAAFGITMPALGYVAALPALVVTGLMLGALGMLLSSLIKQLENFAGVMNFVIFPMFFLSSALYPLWKMAGSSELLYTICAVNPFTHGVELIRFALYGQTNFAALAWTVLAAGVFTALALWGYDPARGRIGRR; this is translated from the coding sequence ATGACCGCCTATCTGACCTCCGCACGCGCCATCATCTGGCGCGAAGCGCTGCGGTTCGTGCACCAGCGTGAACGCTTTGTCGCAGCGCTTGTCCGGCCGCTCGTGTGGTTGCTGGTTTTCGCCGCAGGTTTCCGCGCAGCACTCGGGGTCAGCATCATCCCGCCCTATCAGACCTACATCACCTACGAGACCTACATCGTGCCCGGGTTGTGCGGAATGATCCTTCTTTTCAACGGGATGCAGTCGTCTCTCAGTCTGATCTACGACCGTGAAATGGGCTCCATGAAGCTGCTGCTTACCGCGCCGCTGCCGCGGTGGTGGTTGTTGCTGTGCAAGCTTCTGGGCTCCACTGCCATCTCGATCCTGCAGGTCTATGCCTTTCTCGCCATCGCGGCGGCCTTCGGCATCACCATGCCGGCGCTGGGCTATGTCGCGGCTTTGCCCGCGCTTGTCGTCACGGGGCTCATGCTGGGCGCGCTCGGGATGTTGTTGTCGAGCCTGATCAAGCAGTTGGAGAACTTCGCGGGCGTGATGAACTTCGTGATCTTCCCGATGTTTTTTCTGTCTTCGGCGCTCTATCCCCTGTGGAAAATGGCCGGAAGCTCCGAGCTTTTGTACACCATCTGCGCGGTCAACCCGTTCACCCACGGGGTCGAACTTATCCGCTTCGCGCTCTACGGCCAGACCAATTTTGCAGCACTTGCCTGGACGGTGCTGGCGGCCGGGGTTTTCACTGCTCTTGCCCTGTGGGGCTATGATCCGGCGCGCGGCCGTATCGGGCGGCGCTAG
- a CDS encoding ABC transporter ATP-binding protein, giving the protein MTGLRVSDLSYSYGPKRALDGVSFDVEAGRFCALLGPNGAGKSTLFNLLTRLLVAPAGRIEIGGQDLSETPRAALAQLGIVFQQSTLDLDLSVRQNLRYFAALHGMSGKAAGAAIDAALDRLDMRARADEPARTLNGGHRRRTEIARALLHRPRVLLLDEPTVGLDAAARHGITKHVHGLSDDGISVLWATHLTDEVYPDDRLVILHRAQIRADGIARDIAADLPLQDRFLTLTQAPA; this is encoded by the coding sequence ATGACCGGATTGCGCGTTTCTGACCTGTCTTATTCCTATGGGCCGAAACGCGCGCTCGACGGGGTCAGCTTCGATGTGGAGGCGGGCCGCTTCTGCGCTCTTCTTGGCCCGAACGGGGCGGGCAAATCGACGCTTTTCAACCTGCTGACACGGCTGCTCGTGGCGCCTGCGGGCCGCATCGAAATCGGTGGGCAGGATCTGTCCGAAACCCCCCGCGCGGCACTGGCGCAACTGGGTATCGTGTTCCAGCAATCCACCCTGGATCTGGACCTGAGCGTACGGCAGAACCTGCGCTATTTCGCGGCCTTGCACGGGATGTCGGGTAAGGCTGCGGGCGCCGCGATTGACGCCGCGCTCGACCGGCTCGACATGCGTGCGCGCGCCGACGAACCCGCCCGCACCCTCAACGGCGGCCACCGCCGCCGCACCGAAATCGCCCGCGCCCTCCTGCACCGCCCCCGGGTGCTGCTGCTCGACGAACCCACGGTCGGTCTGGACGCCGCAGCCCGACACGGAATTACCAAGCACGTTCATGGGCTTAGCGACGATGGCATCAGCGTGCTCTGGGCCACGCACCTGACCGACGAAGTCTACCCCGATGACCGTCTTGTGATCCTGCACAGGGCGCAAATACGCGCCGATGGCATTGCCCGCGACATCGCGGCCGATCTGCCGTTGCAGGACCGTTTCCTGACCCTGACACAGGCCCCTGCATGA
- a CDS encoding YVTN family beta-propeller repeat protein: MIRTALALTTLLTSPVAAGEIWVTNEKDDTVSVIDTDTLEVIKTYETGERPRGITFSKDYSRVYICASDSDAVQVMDPETGKILHDLPSGEDPEQFVLHPDDIHLFIANEDDAITTVVNTQTRKVVAQIDVGVEPEGMAVSPDGKIAITTSETTNMAHWIDTATNELFANTLVDSRPRHAEFAKDGTQMWVSSEIGGTLTVFNVADQAELAKITFEVQGVHPDRVQPVGFEFTPGDTHAFVALGPSNHVAVVNADTYEVEDYILVGRRVWHMAFNEDRSQLYTTNGVSGDVTVIDVASRKAVKSIKVGRFPWGAALRP; encoded by the coding sequence ATGATCCGCACCGCCCTTGCCCTGACGACCCTGCTGACCAGCCCGGTGGCTGCCGGTGAAATCTGGGTCACCAACGAAAAGGACGACACCGTCAGCGTCATCGACACCGACACGCTCGAGGTCATCAAAACCTACGAGACCGGTGAAAGGCCCCGCGGCATCACCTTTTCCAAGGACTACAGCCGCGTCTATATCTGCGCCTCCGACAGCGACGCGGTGCAGGTGATGGACCCCGAAACCGGCAAGATCCTGCATGATCTGCCCTCGGGCGAAGACCCTGAACAATTCGTGCTGCACCCCGACGACATCCACCTGTTCATCGCCAACGAAGACGACGCCATCACCACCGTGGTCAACACCCAGACCCGCAAGGTCGTGGCCCAGATCGACGTGGGCGTCGAACCCGAAGGCATGGCCGTGTCGCCCGACGGCAAGATCGCGATCACCACCTCCGAGACGACGAACATGGCGCATTGGATCGACACCGCGACCAACGAACTCTTTGCCAACACGCTGGTCGACAGCCGCCCGCGCCACGCCGAATTTGCCAAGGACGGCACGCAGATGTGGGTCAGCTCCGAAATCGGCGGCACGCTCACGGTGTTCAACGTCGCCGATCAGGCCGAACTGGCGAAAATCACGTTCGAAGTGCAGGGCGTGCACCCCGACCGCGTGCAGCCCGTCGGTTTCGAATTCACCCCCGGTGACACGCACGCCTTCGTCGCGCTGGGCCCCTCGAACCACGTGGCGGTCGTCAACGCCGACACCTACGAGGTCGAAGACTACATCCTCGTGGGCCGCCGCGTCTGGCACATGGCCTTCAACGAGGACCGCAGCCAGCTGTACACCACCAACGGGGTCTCCGGCGATGTGACCGTCATCGATGTGGCATCGCGCAAGGCGGTCAAGTCGATCAAGGTCGGGCGTTTTCCGTGGGGGGCCGCCCTGCGCCCGTAA
- a CDS encoding ABC transporter substrate-binding protein has translation MRKASLAGLILAAWAQIATAETTLQIGYLKVVEPAPPTLSNLDPVPEDRGLAGARLGLADNNTTGKFLGQSYTLIETQIDAGDDHVAAARDLLAQTPYLLLDATAPVQLAIADLPEAAQALLFNTSAGDTALRNGDCRANLLHTLPSVAMRTDALAQVFVQKRWSDIVMITGTYPADLAYAAAIKTSLRKFGLKLSGEKTWAFDADMRRNAAQEVPLFTQDFGDYDALVVADEVDDFGRYILYNTWNARPVTGSEGLSALTWSPVIEQWGAAQLQSRFNDQSARPMRPQDYAAWAAVRTLGEAVTRTNAADSDTLRDYILSDAFELAGFKGRPLTFRDWNGQLRQPIAVAHPRALVAQAPLDGFLHQTNELDTLGLDRPESTCEAYK, from the coding sequence ATGCGCAAAGCGTCACTTGCGGGGCTCATTCTGGCGGCTTGGGCGCAGATCGCGACCGCCGAAACCACGCTGCAGATCGGGTATCTGAAAGTCGTCGAACCGGCACCCCCGACACTGTCCAACCTCGATCCCGTGCCCGAAGACCGCGGGCTGGCAGGCGCGCGGCTGGGGCTGGCCGACAACAACACGACCGGCAAGTTTCTGGGCCAGTCCTACACGCTGATCGAAACGCAGATCGACGCGGGCGATGATCACGTCGCCGCCGCCCGCGACCTGCTGGCGCAAACGCCATATCTTCTGCTCGATGCTACCGCACCGGTGCAACTGGCCATCGCCGATCTGCCCGAAGCGGCACAGGCGCTGCTGTTCAACACGTCCGCCGGTGACACGGCGCTGCGCAACGGCGACTGCCGCGCGAACCTTCTGCACACGCTGCCCTCGGTGGCCATGCGCACCGACGCGCTGGCGCAGGTGTTTGTGCAAAAACGCTGGTCGGACATCGTGATGATCACCGGCACCTATCCCGCCGATCTGGCCTATGCCGCGGCGATCAAGACGTCGCTGCGCAAATTTGGGCTGAAACTGTCGGGCGAAAAAACATGGGCCTTTGACGCGGACATGCGGCGCAACGCGGCGCAGGAAGTGCCGCTTTTCACACAGGACTTCGGCGATTACGACGCGCTTGTCGTGGCCGATGAAGTCGACGATTTCGGCCGCTACATTCTTTATAACACGTGGAACGCACGGCCCGTCACCGGCTCCGAAGGGCTGTCGGCGCTCACATGGTCACCGGTGATCGAACAATGGGGCGCCGCCCAACTGCAAAGCCGCTTCAACGATCAATCGGCCCGCCCGATGCGCCCACAGGACTATGCCGCATGGGCCGCCGTGCGCACCCTGGGCGAAGCGGTCACGCGCACCAACGCCGCCGATTCCGACACGCTGCGCGACTATATCCTGTCGGACGCCTTTGAACTGGCCGGGTTCAAGGGCCGCCCGTTGACCTTCCGCGACTGGAACGGTCAGCTGCGCCAACCCATCGCCGTGGCGCACCCCCGTGCGCTGGTCGCGCAGGCGCCGCTCGACGGGTTCCTGCACCAGACCAACGAACTTGACACACTGGGTCTCGACCGGCCCGAAAGCACCTGCGAGGCCTACAAATGA
- the pedF gene encoding cytochrome c-550 PedF: protein MSTPTRFWTLFAASFAAATLVHAHGDVAPQAVDTAGLPQTGEEWLIENPYRAETAGEDVWQKAIEIGASGYNQNCARCHGLEVVSGGLAPDLRYLEAEEYGDEWYVERFRTGYTQNGTTKMPAFGELLGQDAAWAIRTYIETRPDGDMMDEVSGELKDLRDQLEGYADGADGADPDALKARLSEIAGGIETLSGAPVADSVAYRAARVIDGTPAGYKTAAETLTIGLSAAN, encoded by the coding sequence ATGAGCACGCCCACCCGTTTTTGGACCCTTTTCGCGGCGAGTTTTGCCGCGGCCACATTGGTGCACGCCCACGGGGATGTGGCGCCACAGGCTGTCGATACCGCCGGATTGCCGCAGACCGGCGAGGAGTGGCTGATCGAGAACCCCTACCGGGCGGAGACGGCGGGCGAGGACGTGTGGCAAAAGGCCATCGAGATCGGTGCATCTGGCTACAACCAGAACTGCGCGCGGTGCCACGGGCTCGAGGTCGTCTCGGGCGGGTTGGCCCCCGATCTGCGGTATCTGGAGGCCGAGGAATACGGCGACGAGTGGTATGTGGAGCGGTTCCGCACCGGATACACCCAGAACGGCACCACCAAGATGCCCGCCTTCGGAGAGCTGTTGGGTCAGGATGCCGCCTGGGCCATCCGCACCTATATCGAGACGCGGCCCGATGGCGACATGATGGACGAAGTGTCGGGCGAGTTGAAGGACCTGCGCGATCAGTTGGAGGGCTATGCCGACGGGGCGGACGGGGCGGACCCCGATGCGCTGAAGGCGCGGCTCAGCGAGATTGCGGGCGGCATCGAAACCCTGTCGGGGGCTCCGGTGGCCGACAGCGTGGCCTACCGCGCCGCGCGGGTCATTGACGGGACGCCCGCGGGATATAAGACTGCGGCCGAAACCCTGACGATCGGTCTGTCCGCTGCGAATTGA
- a CDS encoding ABC transporter substrate-binding protein — translation MRLATCLIPALAAGLIALGAPVRAADPCADYVPQDRPQNVSRDIVGQELDQIIERGHMLFAVYEDYPPYSFEQAGQPRGVDVEIARLIAADLGVEARFNFVAAAEKLEADLRNNVWKGPIIGGRVSNVMMRVPYDSAFKCRVEQVVFTGQYAAESVGIAFDAAVYADEKPVPAYFRFDPVSVENDSISDFYLSGFAGGQLAGKVSRFDDMQAAMAALATGEVKAAMGPLGQLEYGLRPGLEVHQPPLAGFAVSRWTLGLAVNFRYRPLAYAVDDAVYAALQDGRIAAIYAQYGLTHQPPER, via the coding sequence ATGCGCCTTGCCACCTGCCTGATCCCCGCCCTTGCGGCGGGGCTGATCGCCCTGGGCGCGCCCGTGCGGGCGGCGGACCCCTGCGCCGATTACGTGCCACAGGACCGGCCCCAGAACGTGAGCCGTGACATCGTGGGCCAGGAGCTGGACCAGATCATCGAGCGCGGTCACATGCTGTTTGCCGTCTACGAGGATTATCCGCCCTATAGTTTCGAGCAGGCAGGCCAGCCCCGCGGTGTCGATGTCGAGATTGCCCGGCTGATTGCCGCGGATCTGGGTGTGGAGGCGCGGTTCAACTTTGTCGCCGCAGCCGAAAAGCTAGAGGCCGATCTGCGCAACAACGTCTGGAAAGGTCCGATCATCGGCGGGCGCGTGTCGAACGTGATGATGCGCGTGCCTTATGACAGCGCCTTCAAGTGCCGTGTGGAGCAGGTGGTTTTTACCGGCCAATATGCCGCCGAAAGCGTGGGGATTGCCTTTGACGCGGCGGTCTATGCGGACGAGAAACCGGTGCCCGCCTATTTCCGGTTCGACCCGGTGTCCGTGGAGAACGACAGCATTTCGGATTTCTATCTGTCAGGGTTCGCGGGCGGACAACTGGCGGGCAAGGTCAGCCGGTTCGACGACATGCAGGCCGCGATGGCGGCGCTGGCGACGGGCGAGGTCAAGGCGGCGATGGGCCCGCTGGGCCAGCTGGAGTACGGATTGCGCCCGGGCCTCGAGGTGCACCAGCCGCCTCTGGCCGGTTTTGCGGTGAGCCGCTGGACCCTCGGGCTCGCGGTGAATTTTCGCTACAGGCCGCTGGCCTATGCGGTGGATGACGCGGTCTATGCCGCCTTGCAGGACGGTCGGATCGCGGCCATCTATGCGCAATACGGTCTGACCCACCAGCCCCCTGAAAGATAA
- a CDS encoding CoxG family protein: protein MKLSDTKTINADRETVYAALLSPEVLKECVPGCQDMSGSPEEGFEATVVQKVGPVKATFKGAVQLSDMTAPESLTISGEGKGGAAGFAKGGADVRLEADGAQTILHYDVEAKVGGKLAQLGSRIIDGFAKKMADQFFTNFQDAVGAPVEGEEEDADAPKKKGWFRRG from the coding sequence ATGAAACTGAGCGACACCAAGACGATCAATGCCGACCGCGAGACGGTCTATGCCGCCCTTCTGAGCCCGGAAGTGTTGAAGGAATGTGTGCCCGGGTGCCAGGACATGAGTGGGTCGCCCGAAGAAGGGTTCGAGGCCACCGTGGTCCAGAAGGTCGGCCCCGTGAAGGCCACCTTCAAGGGCGCGGTACAGCTGTCCGACATGACCGCCCCCGAGAGCCTGACCATCAGCGGCGAGGGCAAGGGCGGCGCGGCCGGTTTTGCCAAGGGCGGTGCCGATGTGCGGCTGGAGGCCGACGGGGCGCAGACCATTCTGCACTATGACGTGGAGGCCAAGGTCGGTGGCAAGCTGGCCCAGTTGGGCAGCCGCATCATCGACGGTTTTGCCAAGAAGATGGCTGACCAGTTTTTCACCAACTTCCAGGACGCCGTTGGCGCGCCTGTGGAGGGGGAAGAGGAAGACGCCGACGCACCCAAGAAAAAGGGCTGGTTCCGGCGCGGATGA
- a CDS encoding FAD:protein FMN transferase: MMLTRRRFLTITAAALAAPAAGHAQHWHGRAFGADVAITLTGPAPMAAPALAAARARLRAVEAAFNLYDSGSDLRRLNATGQLDAPGPLFGALMDHADRMHRATDGHFDPTVQPLWQAIAQGADTAAARRAIGWHRVVHRADRITLGRGQALTFNGIAQGFATDLVTQTLQAHGLTNCLVNMGEHRATGGPYRLGLHDPLQGSMGHRTLTDRAIATSSPAATPLGPQGHILHARATPHWSTVSVEADTATVADAASTAFVLMQRPAIARAAAALGLHRVTLIDTQGDLATL; encoded by the coding sequence ATGATGTTGACCCGCCGCCGCTTCCTGACCATTACCGCCGCCGCGCTCGCAGCACCCGCCGCGGGGCACGCGCAGCACTGGCACGGGCGCGCGTTCGGCGCCGATGTCGCGATCACGCTCACCGGACCTGCGCCGATGGCCGCGCCCGCACTGGCCGCCGCCCGCGCACGGCTGCGCGCGGTCGAGGCGGCGTTCAACCTCTACGATTCTGGCTCCGATCTGCGCCGCCTCAACGCCACCGGCCAGCTCGATGCCCCCGGTCCGCTCTTTGGTGCCCTTATGGACCACGCAGACCGGATGCACCGCGCCACGGACGGGCACTTCGACCCCACGGTCCAACCGCTGTGGCAGGCCATCGCACAGGGGGCCGATACCGCGGCCGCCCGAAGGGCCATCGGCTGGCACAGGGTCGTGCACCGCGCCGACCGGATCACGCTGGGGCGTGGACAGGCGCTCACCTTCAACGGCATCGCACAGGGGTTCGCCACCGATCTGGTCACGCAAACCCTGCAGGCGCACGGGTTGACGAACTGCCTCGTCAACATGGGCGAACACCGCGCCACGGGTGGTCCCTACCGGCTGGGGCTGCACGATCCGCTGCAGGGCAGCATGGGCCACCGGACCCTCACGGACCGTGCCATCGCCACCTCTAGCCCCGCGGCCACACCACTGGGCCCGCAGGGCCATATCCTGCACGCCCGCGCCACCCCGCACTGGTCCACGGTCAGCGTCGAAGCCGACACCGCCACCGTGGCAGATGCCGCCTCGACCGCATTTGTGCTGATGCAAAGACCCGCCATCGCGCGCGCCGCGGCGGCACTGGGCCTGCACCGGGTCACGCTGATCGACACACAGGGCGATCTGGCGACACTCTGA